In Ostrea edulis chromosome 10, xbOstEdul1.1, whole genome shotgun sequence, one genomic interval encodes:
- the LOC130050711 gene encoding uncharacterized protein LOC130050711 has protein sequence MHSYHESCNCAGHNTSRRMFSQIKFTSERESGTFHNLIKKGTNVIFMDLVFSEGANTDNAEFFERQTEQRWVWIGKKYQYVLGYPEDVDVYSFGLLKAKQESLSVNISIGSFSEVCKSKFDIYLSQYLLLMIDENTTHSFKVPDGYICHSNVIADEIRDFVSDISGVQIGYDFICIADDKEEFSTVGKSYINYIVISIILLIYFFYPLIIELSFYVRDTENRFEMYYISDSPYSPVRFCRCLIFTGNNKYYAAIRIIIIITIVTSLVYLLKSHVYELCNCSLKSSNKELNFQHAENYYTTLTNSVFLVWGIFNFLLLNLASLLNSDGILDDFLIVDFTGLHNYDFILKLIPVAVFLKEQRPSDCHQKPQKPLTSLKIQKLSLILTYKFWFKVLFINTTTSSLSFPHMQFIITFPLNVILILCNTFCPLVFILYAFYVKCITLVGKCIFSKPSFRITGIIGGMFAHVGALEYIITSYIYSFNIFFYGISYIIQFFVYTVLLAVPHFSVETFIYVIFMTSFMLYICRYIYQFTKLYKNLLDEVLDLTDDKRIPIKCFEEIVDKYFPLRVEVFFLLIKIISSASFFAIIFDTMKNVGYVKIGAQPDLNTFITLLFLFGPPRFVEALVVTDFTSRVHMKHLEIKKIVKGMRDEINDNSVTTVNILSETEICQLRKGRCFDFIYRKCKTNFEYPDINYSDSSTERETCENCWRNWCLKNCCFKDCPNCCLCFNCVVRFCCTLCCGCICPVHSNKCQCCLILKVKKEKHSIDVKTDSIEDQCCCIPLLDEPENQTNPKTREDTNPKTREDTNPKTSEDTNPKTREDTNPKTSEDTNPKTREDTNPKTSEDTNPKTSEDTNPKTLKDTNPITQEDTNTKTREDTNLSTQEDINLNTREDISLDTQEDANRTSVEETKL, from the coding sequence ATGCATTCTTACCATGAGAGTTGCAATTGCGCAGGACACAACACCTCTAGACGAATGTTTTCACAAATCAAATTCacttcagagagagagagtggaacatttcataatttgattaaaaaagGAACCAATGTGATATTCATGGACTTAGTGTTTTCTGAGGGAGCTAATACAGACAATGCTGAATTCTTTGAGCGACAAACAGAACAGCGTTGGGTGTGGATAGGGAAGAAGTACCAATATGTCCTGGGGTACCCAGAGGATGTAGACGTGTACAGCTTTGGCCTTTTGAAAGCTAAACAAGAGTCACTCAGTGTCAATATATCCATCGGCAGCTTTTCAGAAGTTTGTAAATCAAAGTTTGATATTTACCTTTCACAATACCTGCTACTCATGATAGATGAGAACACGACCCATAGTTTTAAAGTACCAGATGGATACATTTGTCATTCAAACGTCATTGCCGATGAAATACGAGATTTTGTAAGTGATATATCGGGCGTTCAGATTGgatatgattttatttgcatCGCGGATGATAAAGAGGAATTTTCTACGGTTGGAAAATCCTATATAAATTATATTGTCATTTCTATAAtccttttgatatattttttctaccCACTTATTATCGAGTTATCGTTTTATGTACGAGACACAGAAAACAGATTTGAAATGTACTATATATCTGACTCGCCTTACAGCCCTGTCAGATTTTGTAGGTGTTTGATCTTTACTGGAAACAACAAGTACTACGCAGCAATACgtattataattataattacCATTGTTACGTCACTTGTGTATTTACTTAAATCACATGTATATGAGCTATGCAACTGCTCTTTGAAATCCTCAAACAAAGAACTGAATTTTCAACATGCTGAAAACTACTACACCACCTTAACAAATAGTGTGTTCCTCGTATGGGGTATTTTCAATTTCCTTCTTCTCAACTTAGCATCGTTGTTAAACTCTGATGGCATACTAGACGACTTCTTAATCGTTGACTTTACTGGATTACATAATTATGATTTCATCCTAAAACTAATACCAGTCGCTGTCTTCCTAAAGGAGCAACGTCCAAGTGACTGTCATCAAAAACCACAAAAACCATTGACTTCATTAAAAATCCAAAAGTTATCCTTGATTTTAACCTACAAGTTTTGGTTCAAAGTACTCTTTATTAACACTACTACTTCCAGTCTTAGTTTTCCTCACATGcaattcattattacatttccTTTAAACGTTATACTGATTTTATGTAATACGTTCTGTCCGTTGGTTTTTATTCTTTATGCGTTTTATGTAAAATGCATTACGTTGGTGGGTAAGTGCATATTTTCAAAACCTAGCTTTCGCATTACTGGTATTATTGGCGGTATGTTCGCCCATGTTGGGGCTCTGGAATACATAATCACTTCttacatttattcatttaatattttcttttacgGTATTAGTTATATTATTCAGTTTTTTGTATACACTGTGCTTTTAGCTGTACCTCATTTTTCTgtagaaacatttatatatgttatatttatgaCTTCTTTTATGCTATACATTTGTCGCTATATCTATCAATTtacaaaactatataaaaatcttctaGACGAGGTCCTTGATCTTACGGACGATAAACGCATTCCTATTAAATGTTTCGAGGAAATTGTTGATAAATATTTTCCCCTTAGAGTAGAAGTATTCTTTCTGTTGATAAAGATAATATCATCTGCTTCATTTTTTGCTATAATATTTGATACGATGAAAAATGTTGGATATGTAAAAATCGGTGCCCAACCAGATCTGAATACTTTTATAACACTTCTCTTCCTTTTTGGACCTCCACGCTTTGTTGAAGCTCTGGTTGTAACCGACTTTACAAGCAGGGTCCATATGAAACAtttagaaataaagaaaattgtcAAAGGAATGCGagatgaaataaatgacaactCTGTTACGACAGTTAATATTTTATCCGAAACAGAAATTTGCCAGTTAAGGAAAGGTAGgtgttttgattttatatatagaaaatgcaAAACAAACTTTGAATACCCTGACATAAATTATTCTGACAGTAGTACAGAAAGAGAGACATGTGAAAATTGCTGGCGAAATTGGTGTCTTAAGAACTGTTGTTTCAAAGATTGTCCAAATTGTTGTCTATGTTTTAACTGTGTGGTTCGTTTCTGCTGTACACTTTGTTGTGGGTGTATATGTCCAGTTCATTCGAATAAATGTCAGTGTTGTCTGATATTGaaagtaaaaaaagaaaaacattcaaTCGACGTCAAAACAGATAGTATTGAAGATCAATGCTGCTGCATCCCACTGTTAGATGAGCCTGAGAATCAAACCAATCCTAAAACTCGAGAGGACACCAATCCTAAAACTCGAGAGGACACCAATCCTAAAACTTCAGAGGACACCAATCCTAAAACTCGAGAGGACACCAATCCTAAAACTTCAGAGGACACCAATCCTAAAACTCGAGAGGACACCAATCCTAAAACTTCAGAGGACACCAATCCTAAAACTTCAGAGGACACCAATCCTAAAACTTTAAAGGACACCAATCCTATCACTCAGGAGGACACTAATACTAAAACTCGAGAGGACACCAATCTTAGCACTCAAGAGGATATCAATCTTAACACTCGAGAGGATATCAGTCTTGACACTCAAGAGGACGCTAATCGCACTTCTGTAGAGGAAACTAAACTATAA